One Pseudomonas rhizophila DNA window includes the following coding sequences:
- a CDS encoding lactate permease LctP family transporter, whose product MQTWQQLYSPLGSLGLSALAAVIPIVFFFLALAVFRLKGHVAGSITLALAIAVAIFAFQMPADMAFAAAGYGFAYGLWPIAWIIVAAVFLYKLTVKSGQFEVIRSSVLSITDDQRLQVLLIGFCFGAFLEGAAGFGAPVAITAALLVGLGFNPLYAAGLCLIANTAPVAFGALGIPIIVAGQVTGIDAFKIGAMTGRQLPLLSLFVPFWLVFMMDGLRGVRETWPAALVAGLSFAITQYFTSNFIGPELPDITSALASLVSLTLFLKIWQPKRTAGAQIAGATSSATITASVGGFGQPRSTVASPYSLGEILKAWSPFLILTVLVTIWTLKPFKAMFAPGGSMYGWVFNFAIPHLDQMVIKVAPIVTNPTAIPAIFKLDPISATGTAIFFSALISMLVLKINLRTGLTTLKETFYELRWPILSIGMVLAFAFVTNFSGMSSTMALVLAGTGAAFPFFSPFLGWLGVFLTGSDTSSNALFGSLQATTAHQIGVNDTLLVAANTSGGVTGKMISPQSIAVACAATGLVGKESDLFRFTLKHSLFFATIVGLITLAQAYWFTGMLVH is encoded by the coding sequence ATGCAAACCTGGCAACAGCTCTACAGCCCGCTCGGCAGCCTCGGCTTGTCCGCACTTGCGGCCGTCATCCCCATCGTATTTTTCTTCCTGGCCCTGGCGGTGTTTCGCCTCAAGGGACATGTGGCCGGCAGCATCACCCTGGCCTTGGCGATTGCCGTGGCGATCTTCGCGTTTCAAATGCCGGCGGACATGGCGTTCGCTGCTGCCGGTTATGGTTTTGCCTATGGCCTGTGGCCTATCGCCTGGATCATCGTCGCGGCGGTGTTTCTGTACAAACTGACCGTCAAGAGCGGCCAGTTCGAAGTGATCCGCAGCTCGGTGCTGTCGATCACCGATGACCAGCGCCTTCAGGTGCTGTTGATCGGCTTTTGCTTCGGGGCATTTCTGGAAGGTGCCGCCGGCTTCGGCGCGCCGGTAGCGATTACCGCGGCGCTGCTGGTCGGCCTGGGCTTCAATCCCCTGTACGCCGCCGGCCTTTGCTTGATCGCCAACACCGCCCCCGTGGCCTTCGGCGCCCTAGGCATTCCGATTATCGTGGCCGGCCAGGTCACCGGGATCGACGCGTTCAAGATCGGCGCCATGACGGGCCGTCAATTGCCATTGCTGTCGCTGTTTGTACCGTTCTGGCTGGTGTTCATGATGGATGGCCTGCGCGGCGTTCGGGAAACCTGGCCGGCGGCGCTAGTGGCAGGCTTGAGCTTCGCCATCACCCAATACTTCACCTCCAACTTCATCGGCCCGGAACTGCCGGACATCACATCTGCCCTGGCCAGCCTGGTTTCCCTGACTCTGTTCCTGAAAATCTGGCAGCCAAAACGCACCGCAGGTGCCCAGATTGCCGGCGCCACCTCCAGCGCAACCATTACCGCCAGCGTCGGCGGTTTCGGCCAGCCACGCAGCACCGTGGCGTCCCCTTACAGCCTGGGAGAAATCCTCAAGGCCTGGTCACCGTTCCTGATCCTCACCGTGCTGGTGACGATCTGGACGCTCAAACCGTTCAAGGCGATGTTCGCCCCGGGCGGATCGATGTACGGCTGGGTGTTCAATTTCGCCATCCCACACCTGGATCAGATGGTGATCAAGGTCGCGCCGATCGTGACCAATCCAACAGCCATCCCGGCGATCTTCAAACTTGATCCGATTTCCGCCACCGGTACGGCGATTTTCTTTTCCGCATTGATCTCGATGCTGGTGCTGAAGATCAACCTCAGAACTGGTCTTACCACTTTAAAAGAAACCTTCTACGAGCTGCGTTGGCCTATCCTGTCCATTGGCATGGTGTTGGCGTTCGCCTTCGTCACCAACTTCTCGGGCATGTCGTCCACCATGGCCCTGGTATTGGCCGGCACGGGCGCGGCGTTTCCGTTCTTCTCGCCCTTCCTGGGGTGGCTGGGAGTATTCCTGACCGGTTCCGACACCTCGTCCAACGCGCTGTTCGGCTCACTGCAAGCCACCACCGCGCACCAGATCGGCGTCAACGACACATTACTGGTTGCAGCCAATACCAGTGGCGGCGTGACCGGCAAAATGATTTCGCCACAGTCCATTGCCGTGGCCTGCGCTGCGACCGGCCTGGTGGGCAAGGAATCGGATCTGTTCCGTTTCACCCTGAAACACAGCCTATTCTTTGCAACGATCGTAGGCTTGATCACCTTGGCCCAGGCCTACTGGTTCACCGGCATGCTGGTGCACTAA